Proteins found in one Nostoc sp. NIES-3756 genomic segment:
- a CDS encoding type I polyketide synthase produces the protein MTNLVHDNHEFNNSEIAIIAVAGRFPGAKDIESFWQNIRDGVESISWLTDEELINSGVSVDLLNNPSYVKASGVLEDIELFDANFFAYSAKEAELIDPQQRLFLELAWEAVEKAGYDPQTYNGLIGVYSGVGMNRYFLNNIFSNHQSLPTFDPVQLGISNDKDFLPTRVAYKLDLTGPAVNVQTACSTSLVAVHVACQSLLNGECDIALAGGVTLCIPQKIGYLHQEGMILSPDGHCRTFDAKAQGTIAGSGAGIVVLKRLQDAISDRDYIHAIIKGSAINNDGATKVGYTAPSVSGQAAVIGEAQAIAGVDAETISYIEAHGTATPLGDPIEIAALTQAFNQTTDKKGFCAIGSVKTNFGHLDTAAGVAGLIKTVLALQHKMLPPSLHFETPNPKIDFANSPFYVNITLKEWKTHNIPRRAGVSSFGMGGTNAHVILEETNQVKSQKSKFKSDYLLCLSAKTASALEKATVNLATHLKEHPELNLGDVTYTLNSGRRGFNYRRMLVCRDLDDAVNGLSDLAAQQVFTNYTEITERPVVFMFPGQGSQYVNMAREIYETEAVFQEQVDYCSEFLKPLLGLDLRHLLYPSDEKIEEASKQLQQTAIAQPAIFVIEYALAKLWQSWGVEPQAAIGHSIGEYVAATLAEVFSLEDALSLVAARGQLMQQLPTGAMLSVPLSADNIQSLLGSELSIAAINQPSQCVVSGSIAAIDTLQNQLAAQGIESRRLHTSHAFHSPMMESILEAFTERVKKVTLNPPKLPYISNLTGNWITTSQATNSDYYAQHLRSTVLFASGVEKLLAKPEQVLLEVGAGHTLATLAKRHPNKAVAQTVLTSVRHPQEKQSDIHVLFNTFGQLWLAGVKVDWFGFYSQDEYYHIPLPTYPFEHQRYWIDPPQKTAWANSQIPTTSQLWTLLTQAGQKQASVRNAELDELTYQDNKQWLDGLCTAYINSAFQQLGAFSNSENKYSLDNLLEKYDISPRYEQLFSRWLQILVEQEQLQQQEGLFTELAPCSQNYIYEHLEQVRTRFANSFLVDLDLIQRCGENLAAIVTGKQEPLEIFNELVYQKENKPAYSESALITYYNSIVRSSLEQLIKSLPSSVHLRVLEIGAGTGVTTQALLPVLPPQQTSYTFTDIGSGFLTQAQEKFKDYPFVEYRLLDIDKPPTEQGFEKYSFDIIIATNVLHATQNIDQTLHHVRSLLASGGFLLVWEITQPKIDFDISWGLLLKPLDDKRRSPGQPFIILDQWFEALRKQDFVQVAAFPETEAIEHQIIMAQASASAAFTAKSRQKESEIILQTKPDTFQLKNLSTNYSRPNLPNFYVAPRNENEQKIAAIWQELLGVKEVGIHDNFFELGGDSLIAVQVLSRLRNAFSVKLTVASLFESPTIAEIVFKLEQQVETDINLSAIEREEIAI, from the coding sequence ATGACAAATTTAGTGCATGATAATCACGAATTTAATAATTCTGAAATAGCCATAATTGCTGTTGCTGGTAGATTTCCTGGCGCAAAAGATATTGAATCATTTTGGCAAAATATCCGAGACGGTGTAGAGTCCATCTCTTGGCTGACAGACGAAGAATTAATCAACTCTGGTGTTTCTGTTGATTTACTAAATAATCCGAGTTATGTAAAAGCAAGCGGTGTTTTAGAAGATATTGAATTATTTGATGCAAATTTCTTTGCTTATAGTGCCAAAGAAGCTGAGTTAATAGATCCACAACAACGCCTATTTTTAGAATTAGCTTGGGAAGCTGTCGAAAAAGCTGGTTATGACCCACAAACCTACAATGGTTTAATTGGGGTTTATAGTGGTGTGGGGATGAATAGGTATTTTCTCAACAACATCTTTTCTAATCATCAATCACTACCAACGTTTGACCCTGTACAACTAGGAATATCCAACGATAAAGATTTTTTACCGACAAGAGTTGCATATAAACTCGATTTGACTGGGCCCGCAGTTAATGTGCAAACAGCCTGTTCTACTTCTTTGGTTGCTGTTCATGTAGCCTGTCAAAGTCTTTTAAATGGTGAATGTGACATAGCTTTAGCTGGGGGTGTGACTCTGTGTATTCCTCAGAAAATAGGTTATTTGCATCAAGAGGGAATGATTCTGTCTCCTGATGGACACTGCCGTACTTTTGATGCTAAGGCACAAGGAACGATCGCAGGTAGCGGTGCTGGTATTGTGGTACTAAAAAGATTACAGGATGCAATCAGCGATCGCGACTACATCCATGCCATCATTAAAGGTTCAGCCATCAATAACGATGGTGCAACAAAAGTCGGCTACACTGCGCCTAGTGTTAGCGGCCAAGCAGCAGTTATTGGTGAGGCTCAAGCTATAGCGGGTGTAGATGCTGAAACAATTTCCTATATTGAAGCTCATGGTACAGCCACACCTTTAGGAGATCCAATAGAAATTGCGGCTTTAACTCAAGCTTTTAATCAAACTACTGATAAAAAAGGTTTCTGTGCTATCGGTTCAGTCAAAACCAACTTCGGACATTTGGATACAGCCGCAGGTGTGGCAGGTTTGATTAAGACGGTGTTAGCACTGCAACATAAAATGCTGCCTCCTAGCTTGCATTTCGAGACACCAAATCCCAAAATTGATTTTGCTAACAGTCCTTTTTATGTAAATATAACCCTAAAGGAATGGAAAACACATAACATTCCTCGTCGCGCTGGGGTTAGTTCCTTTGGGATGGGGGGAACGAATGCTCATGTAATTTTAGAAGAAACAAATCAAGTCAAAAGTCAAAAGTCAAAATTCAAAAGTGACTATTTGTTGTGTCTGTCGGCTAAGACTGCGAGTGCGTTGGAGAAGGCGACAGTTAATTTAGCAACGCATTTAAAAGAGCATCCAGAACTTAATTTAGGCGATGTTACTTATACCCTTAACAGTGGTCGCCGAGGTTTTAATTATCGACGGATGTTAGTTTGTCGTGACTTAGACGATGCTGTCAATGGTCTGAGTGATTTAGCAGCCCAACAGGTTTTTACGAACTATACAGAGATTACAGAACGGCCTGTTGTCTTTATGTTTCCTGGTCAAGGTTCTCAGTACGTTAATATGGCGCGGGAGATTTATGAGACTGAGGCGGTATTTCAAGAACAAGTTGATTATTGTTCAGAATTTCTTAAACCCTTACTAGGGTTAGATTTACGTCATCTTCTTTATCCCAGTGACGAAAAGATTGAAGAAGCATCAAAGCAACTTCAACAAACTGCGATCGCTCAACCTGCTATTTTTGTAATTGAGTATGCCTTAGCTAAATTATGGCAGTCTTGGGGAGTAGAGCCACAAGCTGCGATCGGTCATAGCATTGGCGAGTATGTAGCAGCAACTCTTGCAGAAGTTTTTTCTTTAGAAGATGCCTTATCTTTGGTAGCAGCACGGGGACAGCTGATGCAACAACTCCCCACAGGTGCAATGCTTTCGGTTCCCCTCTCCGCAGACAACATACAATCTCTATTAGGGTCAGAACTGTCTATTGCAGCAATTAATCAACCATCACAATGCGTAGTTTCCGGTTCAATAGCAGCAATAGATACACTACAAAATCAGCTTGCTGCTCAAGGAATTGAATCTCGTCGTCTGCATACTTCCCATGCCTTCCATTCGCCGATGATGGAATCAATCTTAGAGGCATTTACAGAGCGAGTCAAAAAAGTTACTTTAAATCCGCCAAAACTGCCTTATATTTCCAACTTAACTGGTAATTGGATTACAACTTCCCAAGCCACAAATTCTGACTACTACGCTCAACATCTACGTTCTACAGTGCTGTTTGCTTCTGGTGTCGAGAAGTTATTAGCAAAGCCAGAGCAAGTTTTACTAGAAGTAGGCGCAGGACATACATTAGCGACATTAGCTAAAAGACATCCAAATAAAGCAGTCGCGCAAACCGTCTTAACTTCAGTACGTCATCCTCAAGAAAAACAATCCGATATTCATGTTTTATTCAACACATTTGGTCAACTTTGGTTGGCTGGGGTCAAAGTAGATTGGTTTGGATTTTATAGCCAGGATGAGTACTATCATATTCCCTTACCAACTTATCCCTTTGAACACCAACGTTATTGGATAGACCCCCCACAAAAAACAGCTTGGGCAAATTCGCAAATACCTACAACATCACAATTGTGGACACTGCTTACACAAGCCGGTCAAAAGCAAGCGAGTGTGAGAAATGCAGAACTCGACGAGTTAACTTATCAAGATAATAAACAGTGGTTAGATGGTTTATGTACAGCTTACATTAACTCTGCATTCCAACAATTAGGGGCTTTTAGTAATTCTGAAAACAAGTATTCTTTAGATAATTTATTAGAGAAATATGATATTTCTCCCCGCTATGAGCAATTATTTTCTAGATGGTTACAAATATTAGTTGAACAAGAACAACTCCAGCAACAAGAAGGGTTATTTACTGAACTAGCACCATGTTCCCAAAATTATATTTATGAACATTTGGAACAAGTGAGAACAAGGTTCGCTAATTCATTTTTAGTAGATTTAGATTTAATCCAACGCTGTGGTGAAAATTTAGCAGCTATTGTGACTGGTAAACAAGAACCATTAGAGATTTTCAATGAACTGGTTTACCAAAAAGAAAACAAACCTGCATATTCAGAATCAGCCTTAATTACTTACTACAACTCTATTGTGCGTTCCAGCTTGGAACAGCTAATCAAATCATTACCATCATCGGTTCATCTAAGAGTTTTAGAAATCGGTGCGGGTACTGGTGTCACTACACAAGCATTATTACCTGTGTTGCCACCTCAACAAACCAGCTATACTTTTACGGATATTGGTAGTGGTTTCCTAACTCAAGCGCAAGAGAAGTTTAAAGACTATCCATTTGTTGAATATCGCTTACTAGACATAGATAAGCCGCCAACCGAGCAAGGGTTTGAAAAGTACAGCTTTGATATCATCATCGCCACTAATGTTTTACACGCCACTCAGAATATAGATCAAACTCTCCATCATGTACGCTCTTTATTAGCTTCTGGTGGCTTCCTTTTAGTATGGGAAATAACTCAGCCAAAAATCGACTTTGATATTAGCTGGGGTCTGCTGTTGAAACCATTAGATGATAAAAGACGTAGCCCAGGTCAGCCTTTTATTATCCTAGACCAGTGGTTTGAAGCATTACGAAAACAGGATTTTGTTCAAGTTGCGGCTTTTCCTGAAACTGAAGCAATTGAACATCAGATTATTATGGCTCAAGCATCTGCATCCGCCGCATTTACCGCAAAATCTAGACAGAAAGAATCAGAAATTATATTACAAACAAAGCCAGATACTTTTCAGCTAAAAAACTTATCGACAAACTATTCAAGACCTAATTTACCCAATTTTTATGTAGCTCCTCGTAATGAAAATGAGCAAAAAATTGCTGCGATTTGGCAAGAATTATTAGGAGTAAAAGAAGTAGGCATCCATGATAACTTTTTTGAATTAGGAGGAGATTCTTTAATAGCTGTGCAAGTGCTATCCCGATTACGCAATGCTTTTTCTGTTAAATTAACTGTTGCCAGTTTGTTTGAATCTCCTACAATAGCGGAAATAGTATTTAAGCTAGAACAACAAGTAGAAACAGATATTAACTTAAGCGCAATTGAGAGAGAAGAAATCGCCATTTAA